A window of Actinomycetota bacterium genomic DNA:
GGTCGCGAGGAGCACGACGCAGGCAAGGCGGGCCTCAGGCAGCGCCGCCGCCACCCCGACCACGAACCCGCCGTACACCACGAAGTCCGCCATGACGTCGAGGAACCCGCCCCGCTCGTTTGCGCCGCCGCGGGCACGGGCCACGTGGCCGTCCACACCGTCCACCGCACGGTTGAGGAGCCACAGGACGAGCGCCAGCCACCAGCGGGCGAACCCCGCAGCCACGCAGGCGCCCAACCCGACGACCAGGCCGAACGCGGTGAGCCGGTCGCCGGTGAACCCGGCCCGCACCAGCGGACGCGCGATCGCGCGCTCGATCGGCGCAGCCATGGCGCGCAGGTGACGGTCGAACACACGAGGATCATGGCATCGGGCGGGCGCTGATGGCGTCAAGCGGCGCCCGTCTCGCGTGGGCGGGTGGCAGCGGACCGGCCGCGTTCGTCGTCGTGGTGCTGTTCGGGGGGGCCCTCGCCGGAGGGGCCGTCACGAGCGTGCAGCCGCGACCCGACGGGGAAGTGACCCTCGACGCCTGGCGGACGGTGCTCGCCGACGGCGCCTTCCACGACGCGCTCGGGTTCACGTTCCGGACCGCGGTTGCCGCCACGCTCGTCTCTGCGATCCTCGCCGTGGGGTTCGCGGCGTTGCTGCGGCATCACCGCACGTTCCTCCGCGCCCTCTTCGCACTCCCGGTTCCCATGCCCCACCTCCTGATCGCCGTGGTAGCGGTCGTGTGGCTCGGAGCGGGCGGGCTGATCGAGCGCCTCGGCGTGCTGCCGTGGACCCTGGTCCGCGACCGGGCCGGCTTGGGGGTCGTCCTGGTGTACGTCTACAAGGAGGTGCCGTTCCTGGCGCTGCTGGTCCTCGCCGTGTGGGGGCGCGGGGTCGACGACCTGACCGAGGCCGCCGCCGTGACGGGAGCCAGCCCTTGGCAGCGGCTGCGCTGGGTGGTGTGGCCGCAGATCCGCATGCCGCTCGCCGTGGGCTCCCTGATCGTCGCGGCGTTCGTCCTGGGAGCCTTCGAGGTGCCGCTGCTCGTGGGACCGACCTACCCCCCCATGGTGGCGGTGTACGCGCTGCGGGAGACGCAGACCGTGGACCTCACGGGGCATGCCCGTGCGGCCGCCAGCCTGCTGACGATCGCGGCCGCGACCGTCGCGCTG
This region includes:
- a CDS encoding CDP-alcohol phosphatidyltransferase family protein, whose translation is MFDRHLRAMAAPIERAIARPLVRAGFTGDRLTAFGLVVGLGACVAAGFARWWLALVLWLLNRAVDGVDGHVARARGGANERGGFLDVMADFVVYGGFVVGVAAALPEARLACVVLLATYYVNGSAFLALSSLAERRAREHPDERSLHFVGGVAEGAETIVVHSLFCLFPQWVAPLAWGFAIAVGITALQRVTWGMRMLGAG
- a CDS encoding ABC transporter permease subunit — its product is MASSGARLAWAGGSGPAAFVVVVLFGGALAGGAVTSVQPRPDGEVTLDAWRTVLADGAFHDALGFTFRTAVAATLVSAILAVGFAALLRHHRTFLRALFALPVPMPHLLIAVVAVVWLGAGGLIERLGVLPWTLVRDRAGLGVVLVYVYKEVPFLALLVLAVWGRGVDDLTEAAAVTGASPWQRLRWVVWPQIRMPLAVGSLIVAAFVLGAFEVPLLVGPTYPPMVAVYALRETQTVDLTGHARAAASLLTIAAATVALAVVAVRPVRRWRG